In Kryptolebias marmoratus isolate JLee-2015 linkage group LG11, ASM164957v2, whole genome shotgun sequence, the following proteins share a genomic window:
- the dgkzb gene encoding diacylglycerol kinase zeta isoform X1, giving the protein MDTFFRRHFRRKDAPLQAEVDAPACRQRRPSVAVPTSKARRRSSVGLPSSALTRRRRSSIQLQAGPPSAGGGRLARAPHHGRVGHARRRSSTTTPSLNPRFAVCRRKVAKLRTIDTHLLGPSMLLASLFQMAEEDEEGGGLGVGLSAGEQQVELRGGANNGKAFSRSSSLHSDRDDDSSDYSISSQSEGSQLSEAEQLPEDEEEDEASSPPASPASPASTPSSISPLEVLRRPLIRAPRCLRRNSSQVFVGESGSFSRRASSQRKRRRISTISKAGSPWPGRGQPLPSRKSSVYYLHHPAFYRGPGALSPLGAHCYDSRLESFCAFLLKAVAKSSLQHVQPNVSTSGPTDSLQPSSTVDWTENAPYGEHIWFEASVSGDFCYVGEQFCVARSLQKSAARMKCAGCKISVHVVCMEQLEKINFRCKPSFREPASRAVREANVVRHHWVHRRRQAGKCRQCGKGFQQKFTFHSKEIVAISCSWCKQAYHNKVTCFMLQQIEECCSLGAHAAVIVPPTWIIRVRRPQTSLKSSKKKKRTSLKCNKSSKKGAELQDGRWKPFLVKPLPSQLMKPLLVFVNPKSGGNQGAKIIQSFMWYLNPRQVFDLTKGGPKEGLELYSKVPNLRILACGGDGTVGWILSVLDQLKLRPQPPVAILPLGTGNDLARTLNWGGGYTDEPITKILSHVEDGNVVQLDRWNLNVEANPEVRPDERDEQQTDKLPIDVFNNYFSLGFDAHVTLGFHESREANPEKFNSRFRNKMFYAGTAFSDFLSGCSKDLAKHIRVVCDGTDLTAKVQEMKLQCLLFLNIPRYCAGTTPWGNPSEHQDFEPQRHDDGCIEVIGFTMTSLATLQVGGHGERLHQCKEVTLTTTKPIPMQVDGEPCKLAPSVIRINLRNQANMVQKVKRRINMPHLNDQQPVPEKLQIRVNRISMAAYEALHYEKDQLKEASAPLGVIIVPGDSDLEMCRLHIERLQDHPDQDGDEMSGETLSSQKLSMNWCFLDCTTADRFYRIDRAQEHLNYVTEITQDELYVLDPELVVKETVGTSPSMPDLVDSEDPPRQFSYPCSPSSPVPSIAARDGQRRRTSSDSSVFEALRLSKSPLHRRGAKIISVDRSDTTVADLRPAVRTSTATSLGTEKDAELICCVQNQNLSRLTELHQQGAELQLQDAGGRTLLHHAVQTGSKDVVKYLIDRVPTSHLDVAEKETGETALHKAAALCQRSICHFLVEAGASLMKTDLQGDTPKHCAAKADDQELADYLGSRQHYQMIQREDEETAV; this is encoded by the exons ATGGACACGTTTTTCCGCCGTCACTTTAGGAGGAAAGACGCCCCCCTGCAGGCGGAGGTGGACGCCCCCGCCTGCCGCCAGCGGAGGCCTAGCGTGGCTGTCCCAACCAGCAAGGCCCGCCGGAGGTCCAGCGTGGGCCTGCCCTCCTCCGCCCTGACCCGGAGGCGCCGCTCCAGCATCCAGCTGCAGGCGGGGCCCCCCAGCGCAGGCGGGGGTCGCCTGGCGAGGGCGCCCCACCACGGCAGGGTGGGCCACGCCCGCAGGCGCTCCAGCACCACCACGCCCAGCCTGAACCCGAGGTTCGCCGTGTGCCGGAGGAAGGTAGCGAAGCTGCGGACCATCGACACCCACCTGCTGGGGCCGTCCATGCTGCTCGCCAGCCTCTTCCAGATGGCCGAGGAAGACGAGGAAGGGGGCGGACTGGGGGTGGGGCTATCAGCAGGAGAACAGCAGGTGGAGCTAAGGGGCGGGGCTAACAACGGGAAGGCATTCTCCCGCTCCAGCAGCCTCCACTCAGACAGAGATGATGACAGCAGTGATTACTCcatcagcagccaatcagagggcaGCCAGCTGTCGGAGGCGGAGCAACTACctgaggacgaggaggaggatgaagctTCCTCACCTCCTGCCTCTCCAGCCTCTCCAGCCTCCACCCCTTCCTCCATCTCCCCCCTGGAGGTTCTGAGGAGGCCCCTGATCCGGGCCCCTCGCTGCCTCCGCAGGAACTCGTCTCAGGTGTTTGTGGGAGAATCCGGTTCCTTCAGCCGTCGAGCCTCCagccagaggaagaggagaaggatcTCCACCATCTCCAAAGCTGGGAGCCCCTGGCCCGGGAGGGGCCAGCCCCTGCCCAGCCGCAAGAGCTCCGTGTACTACCTCCACCACCCGGCCTTCTACAGGGGCCCCGGGGCCCTCAGCCCTCTGGGGGCTCACTGCTACGACTCCCGCCTGGAAAGTTTCTGTGCCTTCCTGCT GAAAGCCGTTGCCAAGTCGAGTCTGCAGCACGTCCAGCCCAACGTGTCGACGTCCGGACCGACGGACTCCCTGCAGCCCAGCAGCACCGTCGACTGGACC GAGAACGCTCCGTACGGAGAACACATCTGGTTCGAGGCCAGTGTTTCTGGAGACTTCTGCTACGTTGGAGAGCAGTTCTGCGTCGCCAGATCTCTG cagaagtCTGCGGCGAGGATGAAATGCGCTGGATGTAAGATATCCGTGCACGTGGTGTGCAtggagcagctggagaag aTCAACTTCAGGTGCAAACCGTCCTTCAGGGAGCCGGCGTCTCGAGCCGTCCGAGAG GCCAACGTGGTTCGACATCACTGGGTCCACAGGAGGCGCCAGGCGGGGAAGTGTCGGCAGTGTGGGAAG GGCTTCCAGCAGAAGTTCACGTTTCACAGCAAAGAGATCGTTGCCATCAGCTGCTCGTGGTGCAAACAGGCG tacCACAACAAGGTGACGTGCTTCATGCTGCAGCAGATCGAGGAGTGCTGCTCTCTGGGAGCTCACGCCGCCGTCATCGTCCCCCCGACGTGGATCATCAGAGTCCGCCGGCCGCAG ACGTCTCTGAAATCcagcaaaaagaagaaacggACGTCTCTGAAGTGCAACAAGTCCAGCAAGAAGGGAGCAGAG CTCCAAGATGGCCGCTGGAAGCCCTTCCTGGTGAAGCCCCTCCCCTCGCAGCTCATGAAGCCTCTGCTGGTGTTCGTTAACCCGAAGAGCGGCGGGAACCAG ggAGCAAAGATCATCCAGTCCTTCATGTGGTACCTGAATCCTCGACAGGTGTTCGACCTGACCAAAGGAGGACCGAAAGAGGG GTTGGAGCTGTACTCCAAAGTGCCCAACCTGAGGATCTTGGCGTGCGGCGGCGACGGCACG GTGGGCTGGATTCTGTCCGTGTTGGACCAGTTGAAGCTCCGCCCCCAGCCCCCCGTGGCCATCCTTCCTCTGGGGACGGGTAACGACCTGGCCAGGACCCTCAACTGGGGCGGG GGGTACACGGATGAACCCATCACAAAGATCCTGTCCCACGTGGAGGACGGGAACGTGGTCCAGCTGGACCGGTGGAACCTGAACGTGGAGGCGAACCCGGAGGTCCGTCCCGACGAGCGGGACGAGCAGCAGACAGATAAG CTCCCCATCGATGTTTTCAACAACTACTTCAGTCTGGGCTTCGACGCTCACGTCACGCTGGGCTTCCACGAATCCAGAG AGGCCAACCCTGAGAAATTCAACAGCCGCTTCAGGAACAAGATGTTCTACGCGGGG ACGGCCTTCTCCGACTTCCTGAGCGGCTGCTCCAAAGACCTCGCTAAGCACATCAGAGTGGTG tgCGACGGCACAGATCTCACAGCCAAAGTCCAGGAGATGAAGCTGCagtgcctcctcttcctcaacATCCCCAG GTACTGCGCCGGCACCACGCCGTGGGGGAACCCCAGTGAGCATCAGGACTTCGAGCCTCAGCGTCACGACGACGGCTGCATCGAGGTCATCGGCTTCACCATGACTTCCCTG GCCACGCTGCAGGTCGGCGGTCACGGCGAGCGTCTCCATCAGTGTAAGGAGGTGACCCTCACCACCACCAAGCCCATCCCCATGCAGGTGGACGGCGAGCCCTGCAAGCTGGCGCCATCCGTCATCCGCATCAACCTGAGGAACCAGGCCAACATGGTCCAGAAGGTGAAGAGGAGGATCAACATGCCCCACCTGAACGA ccAGCAGCCGGTTCCGGAGAAGCTGCAGATCAGAGTGAACCGGATCAGCATGGCGGCGTACGAAGCTCTGCATTATGAAAAGGACCAGCTGAAGGAGGCCT CGGCGCCGCTCGGAGTCATCATCGTCCCCGGAGACAGCGACCTGGAGATGTGCCGGCTGCACATCGAGCGCCTGCAGGACCACCCGGACCAG GACGGAGACGAAATGAGCGGAGAGACACTGTCCTCTCAGAAGCTGTCCATGAACTGGTGCTTCCTCGACT GTACCACTGCAGATCGGTTCTACAGGATCGACCGGGCTCAG GAGCACCTGAACTACGTGACGGAGATCACGCAGGACGAGCTCTACGTCCTGGACCCGGAGCTGGTCGTCAAGGAGACGGTGGGGACGTCCCCCAGCATGCCTGACCTGGTGGACTCGGAGGACCCCCCGAGGCAGTTCTCCTACCCCTGCTCCCCGTCCTCCCCCGTCCCGTCCATCGCGGCCAG ggacggtcagaggaggaggacgtCCAGCGACAGCTCTGTGTTTGAGGCTTTGAGACTGTCCAAGTCCCCCCTgcacag GAGAGGAGCAAAGATTATCAGTGTTGATCGCTCCGATACGACTGTGGCTGATCTCAGACCAGCTGTTAG AACCTCCACTGCTACCTCACTGGGAACTGAAAAAG ATGCAGAACTGATCTGCTgcgtccagaaccagaacctgagcaGG CTGACGGAGCTCCATCAGCAGGGGGCGGAGCTCCAGCTGCAGGACGCCGGCGGCCGCACGCTGCTGCATCACGCCGTGCAGACCGGCAGCAAGGACGTCGTCAAATACCTCATCGACCGCG tTCCCACCTCTCACCTGGACGTCGCAGAGAAGGAGAC AGGTGAGACGGCGCTCCATAAAGCCGCCGCCCTCTGCCAGAGGAGCATCTGTCACTTCCTGGTGGAGGCGGGGGCGTCGCTCATGAAGACAGACCTGCAG